In the Cydia fagiglandana chromosome 5, ilCydFagi1.1, whole genome shotgun sequence genome, one interval contains:
- the LOC134664570 gene encoding meiosis-specific nuclear structural protein 1-like yields the protein MQPQNELTRNAIYRARKAELDYFQRALDRQWLNDRMANGRMGRCLAVLENEARMEKEFQERTDHAAIVNARAKKEADLANEVAKVRHEEATELLRRHYLRERDPELRMLIKKLQAGYVCRDVRQQIQHNEYRRMQEKAEEERANSILLAAIGDDQEAQKRALQKKQQTAAYCQELQQQLVNRQKQRQCQYEDALIEQKMLDDVMRTISDEDQRELKHKRDLVEKTQREMVTFRQAREAWQAKQRELAIKEELEIEKQNQAVSDRSAGIRAEKERREKIREEINAKICAQVMADEAERQDRDNIIKELVEHEAEEKLIQDDLAAERKQQYVRVSTMTDLTAQMDLKKREIELEKQRQIEFRKDAEAKLAAQDAKEHEKERMKKEKARQYARDLKQQIEDNARRRESDRRLEDARAKAVFDYYKDWKAEVSKERATIVSEHVPPILGYIQPGVLGAPDLPALRAGAGAALDINLAADSGHHRHPKCNAQCRVIREY from the exons ATG CAACCTCAAAACGAGCTTACGCGGAATGCAATTTACCGCGCGCGTAAAGCGGAGCTGGATTACTTCCAGAGGGCCTTGGACAGACAATGGCTAAACGATCGAATGGCCAACGGCCGCATGGGTCGTTGCCTAGCCGTCCTAGAGAATGAAGCTCGGATGGAGAAGGAATTCCAAGAG AGAACTGACCATGCCGCAATTGTCAATGCTCGAGCTAAAAAAGAAGCAGACCTTGCTAATGAAGTGGCTAAAGTCCGTCATGAAGAAGCCACAGAACTGCTGCGTCGCCACTACCTCCGTGAGCGAGATCCCGAGCTGCGGATGCTGATAAAGAAACTCCAAGCCGGTTATGTGTGCCGAGATGTGCGGCAACAGATACAGCATAATGAATATAGGAGGATGCAGGAAAAG gCCGAAGAAGAAAGAGCCAATTCCATCCTCCTAGCTGCGATTGGCGATGACCAGGAAGCCCAAAAGAGGGCACTGCAGAAGAAGCAGCAAACTGCAGCATACTGCCAGGAGCTGCAACAGCAGTTGGTGAACAGGCAGAAGCAGAGACAGTGTCAGTATGAAGACGCGCTCATTGAGCAGAAGATGCTTGATGACGTCATGAGGACCATTTCTGATGAGGACCAGAG GGAGCTGAAACATAAGCGAGATCTCGTGGAGAAGACGCAACGCGAGATGGTGACGTTCAGGCAGGCTCGTGAAGCGTGGCAAGCCAAGCAACGTGAGCTCGCCATAAAGGAGGAGTTGgaaattgaaaaacaaaatcAGGCCGTCTCCGACCGCAGCGCTGGCAT CCGCGCAGAAAAAGAACGCCGCGAGAAAATCAGAGAGGAAATAAACGCCAAAATATGTGCTCAAGTAATGGCGGACGAG GCGGAGCGTCAAGATCGCGACAACATAATCAAAGAGCTGGTAGAGCACGAAGCAGAAGAGAAGCTGATCCAAGACGATCTGGCGGCGGAGCGCAAGCAGCAGTACGTGAGGGTCAGCACCATGACGGACCTCACGGCGCAGATGGACCTTAAGAAGAGGGAGATAGAGCTCGAGAAACAGAGGCAGATCGAGTTTAGGAAGGAC GCAGAAGCCAAGCTAGCGGCTCAGGACGCGAAAGAACATGAAAAAGAACGTATGAAGAAAGAGAAGGCGCGTCAGTACGCGAGAGACCTGAAACAGCAGATAGAGGACAACGCGAGAAGGAGGGAGAGCGACCGACGTCTCGAGGACGCGAGGGCCAAGGCTGTCTTTGACTATTACAAGGATTG GAAAGCGGAAGTATCGAAGGAGCGCGCCACGATCGTGTCGGAGCACGTGCCGCCCATCCTCGGCTACATCCAGCCCGGCGTGCTGGGCGCGCCCGACCTGCCCGCGctgcgcgccggcgccggcgccgcgctcGACATCAACCTAGCGGCCGACAGCGGCCACCACAGGCATCCCAAGTGCAACGCGCAGTGCAGGGTTATCAGGGAGTATTAG